The Hydra vulgaris chromosome 11, alternate assembly HydraT2T_AEP genome contains a region encoding:
- the LOC136086757 gene encoding uncharacterized protein LOC136086757 yields the protein MRQSLTFNFLLFKVTLKPNLVDILWNMSHIFELQCPSWAAYMSRQVNNVLPISKVSMLPVINLPATDFNALYSLLSFVVIQSEKLKLGMPCVTFDQQLYVKAYEIAASKKMKVFIRIDGFHQLMSFLGAIGTLMEGSGLKTALETVYASASVNHMFSGKAISRSLRGHMFAASSILSILLEEVWVELSDEEKTEIKLMYSSNMHNKNGDTDLEKKLILLFEKKQEKYMAKSRTAKLWLNYVHYIFIVQEFIRAERTSNWNLHIATTKCMLKLLASTGHNNYTKSLRLYLQSVDELACTHPEVYKQFLNGEHTVRRTSKSWSGIWTDLSIEQILIKSLKGKGGVVGRGITENVLHVWTSTMHR from the coding sequence ATGAGACAAtcattaacttttaactttcttttatttaaggTTACTTTAAAGCCAAACCTTGTCGATATACTTTGGAACATGTCGCATATCTTTGAATTACAATGCCCAAGTTGGGCTGCCTACATGAGTCGTCAAGTTAATAATGTTCTTCCTATTTCTAAAGTATCCATGCTTCCAGTAATCAACTTACCGGCAACTGATTTTAATGCTTTATATTCTTTGTTAAGTTTCGTTGTAATACAATCAGAAAAGCTAAAACTTGGAATGCCATGTGTTACATTTGATCAACAGCTTTATGTGAAAGCCTATGAAATTGCGGCTTCAaagaaaatgaaagtttttattagaattgatgGATTTCATCAACTAATGAGTTTTCTCGGAGCTATTGGAACATTGATGGAAGGAAGTGGATTAAAAACTGCTCTTGAAACTGTTTACGCTTCCGCTTCAGTCAACCACATGTTTTCTGGAAAAGCAATTTCTCGAAGTCTTCGAGGCCATATGTTTGCTGCATCTTCTATCTTATCTATATTGCTGGAGGAAGTTTGGGTTGAACTAAGCGATGaagaaaaaactgaaattaaattaatgtacaGCTCAAATATGCATAACAAAAATGGCGACACTGACCTTGAAAAGAAGTTAATtctattatttgaaaaaaagcaagaaaaatacATGGCAAAATCACGAACTGCAAAATTATGGCTCAACTATGTTcactatatatttattgtacAAGAGTTTATTCGAGCGGAAAGAACTAGTAACTGGAACCTACATATTGCTACAACAAAATGTATGCTAAAACTACTTGCCTCAACAGGGCacaataattatacaaaatcaTTACGTTTATATTTACAATCAGTGGATGAATTAGCATGCACTCACCCAGAAGTATATAAACAGTTCCTCAATGGAGAACATACAGTAAGGCGCACTTCAAAGAGTTGGTCTGGAATATGGACTGATTTATCAATAGAACAGATATTAATAAAATCGTTAAAGGGCAAAGGAGGAGTTGTTGGCAGAGGAATTACTGAAAATGTTTTACATGTTTGGACAAGTACAATGCataggtaa